The window TAAAACTCATTAAAGCCGGAGATATTACTTTCAAAGGTactttttccttttcatttttttacaTAGTAAATTGTTTAAATGATATTGCAACTGACTGTGTTATTCTTTCTTTGACTTCCATTCCCTCGTAATATTGATAGCAAGTTAAAGTGCTTATCTGGTCACTAGCTAAGTTTATATGTCTAACCTATAAATTGTGCCAAGTTTAGGGCTATCTCGTGCTCAACTTTTAGTATTACACCTGGATATTATGTTTCCTTCCCAAGCTCAACTTTGTTATGCTAATTTGCAGTTAAGAAGTTGGAATTCAAAATCAAAGCAGCAGAAGAAGTTAACAATGGATTCTTCAATGGTGTCAAAgaagcaaaagaagaagaaagataaATACTCATTGTCGGACCTCAAAGCCCTAGGTCACCAGCTACTTTCTTCAAGAGCACACGTAAACAACCTTCCTCTTCTCCTTTCATTCATCACCACATCTACTCGTCCACAATATGCATTGGAATCTCTGCTTTCTCTTCAATCATTTTTCACTCCCTTGCTTCCCGAACTACCTTCTTCTTCGCTATCGTCTTCATTGAGTTCTGAATTACAAGGTGATCCCGAGTTTATTTATCGAACGTGGGTTCGTTCGAAGTTTGACGAATTTGTGCAATCCCTAATGGAGATTGCTATCTGTTCTCAATCCGATGAAGCACTTAGAGTAAGGATTAACTTCTTTTCCtttaaatttattttcaaattttctCATTTTACAGCTTGTTTTGATGGTTTTTACATTTTATTGTATCGTATGTTAAATTCATAACAACCCATTTGGTGCGGTCCCGTTGTTACCCTTTTTCCCCCTCATTTTGCCTTTCGCTTATTATTTAACATTAATGTTATATTCATCACAACAATACAATATGAGACCATATGTAAAAGGGAGAATTACGCTCTATGTCTGctgggagaaaatatttacaccacatagcccatattttgagtttgttatcCCATTTAGCCCATATATTTGTGTCTAAACACCTTTTATAGACTATTATACATTTTTAACAAGGTCGATACATTATGTAGAATGCTTTCCCCccggtataatgttgtataatattgtatattgggctacgTGGCTTAATATGTTATGTTGGGCTGTATGTTTTTGTAAATTTCCCTTTTACATATGGTCTCATAACGTATCATATTGTATCGTATCGAAGtgtattgttttgatgaatatAATGTTTGGATAGATTCTATTGTTTATTGTCGTTACATAATAAGAGAAGGCAAAATGAGAAAAAGAAGGTAACGATGCAGCTACATCAAATCGGTCGTTATGAGTTTGAAGATATGatacaataaaatttaagtaacaatcaaaacaaatatTGTATAATACAATACAATTACAATAGGTAACAATCCAAACAAGCTGTTAAGTATGTAATATGTTTGCTAACTTTGGTTTGGATGATTAGGAAGTTGTGTTGGACACGTTGATGGAGTTTGTGAAAGTTGGAAATGGTGGGAAGTTTCATTCTTCTATTTACCACAGGCTTCTTCATAGCATTGTAAGTTATATAGTGTCCACCTCTTTAATTTATTGCATTTGTTTTGTTATTTTTTCTGCAAGGAACTTTTGGTGATGGTTTATTTGTCTTTCTGTGTTGCAGGTTTATTCCTCTCTTGAAGTAGATGATATTTTGCTTGATTTGCTCGCATCAAAGTATTTTAAGTACATTGATATCCGGTATGATGACTACGTCCTCAATTAATCATGTTTTCTTTCGCgcgtgtgggggggggggggggggggtgggtgtGCTGATAGAGTCGAAGGAGGAGATTTTAAGGAGAATGGAAGTAGCGGATTGACAGTGTTCTACATGTTTTTTTTTGGTCAAGTATACATTTTTACATGTCTTTCTGATCAGTTGGTTTCTTTCATCAGATATTTTACATACATCAGCTTCGAAAAGCTTTCCCGAAGTATAGGAGCCAATGATATTGCAGGTGTCACTACCTTATTTACTCCATATTGCTTACCTGTCTTTTCCTCTTTTATTTTTGTTGCACATGTTTTCATCCCTTTTTTGTTGTTTCTACCGTCAGACAATAAAAAGGAGAGCCTAGACACCACTGATGTGAAACAGCCAGAATCAAGGTTGGTTTAAATATCTGACTGATGCTCATTGCCTTCATAGAGAAATTACTTAATGGACAGTACAAGTTTTTATCAAGTGGACAAAATAAATTTTTTTCTTACACAATTAATGTATTACTAACTATTTTTCTTTTTGTATTGACGCTGATTGTTTCTACAACGTTTGATTAACTATGGTAGATAGTTGATTACAGAAAGCCAAGGCAATTAATGTTGTTGTACTAAGATTATGTCATCTGCTTTAGATGCGTCAGTGTGATTTCTTTATCCAGAACCTGTATTCTTTGTTCTTTCCATTTGGTTAGAAGGATAAGTTCAgaatttcttttcatttttctttagtTTTATAGAGGCACCCCTAAATTGATTATATAGATAGCTATGATGCTAGAGAAAAATAGCGTTCACAATGGATCAGCTAAGTTATACTTGCCAGGTTATTGCATCTTGCCTGTCAATTTTGATTAAATTTCATCTGCTTGATGGTCCTCAAAAACAGTATTAATTCACCTTTTATATCCTTATCTAATTATACAGATGCAAAGTTCAACCGTATTTTCATTtcaatctggattttttttttttggagaatctTTTCAATTGGGCCTTTTCATTTCCAACTTTATTATCAAATCACAGAATTTGCAAAGAGAACTGGAAatggttactttttttttttttttttttgaaactggtaacatTGGTATTGAAAGAACTAGGGCAGTGCTAAAGCCATATTCACTGAGGATAGATCCCCACAACCAACAAAAATCTGTAAACACTTACAGTTTCCCTATCAAATCTATTAAAGAAACCTCCTCCTCTACAAACATTCTTTGCATCAGAAATGAAACAAAAGAAGACACTTCAGCTTAATGTCCTGCACATGACTACCCCTATCTTCAAAAACTCTTGAGTTCCTCTCTTTCCAAACTGTCCACCAAACGCAAGCAGGAACCAATCTCCATCATTTCTTCTTTCTAACTGTTCCACCCAGACTGTTCCAACTCTTAAGAAGATCAACTGTGTTTGCAGGCACACACCACTTGATCCCCACAATTTTGAGAAAGAGCTGCCACAGTTGGATGGTCAAAGAACAATGAAGAAACAAATGGCTATTAGTTTCTAAATTAGTCTCACAAAATAGGCATCTGGAACACAGTTGAAACCCCCTTCTCCTTAACCTTTCTTGAGTCAAAACTGCCTGTCTTGCCACTAGCCAAGTGAAACAAAGAACCTTGTTAGGAGCATTTGTTTTCCAAATAGACTTGCTTGTGGAAACGGTTACTTTGGCAAGCCATTTTATAAACTGTGCTTTATCACTTGTTTAGATCCAGGATTTTTATCTAAGTATTTAATTTGGAGTGGAAGTCTTGCATTTTTTATCCTTCTCATAAAATGTTTGTACTGTGTATTAAATACCTCAATAGTCAGTTTGATCAACTGTAAGTGGCGGTTTTTTCTTTTGGTTCTGCATTTCACATCTATTTTCAACTCATAGAAGCAGTTCTTCCTTTCAGTCATTACCCAGGAAGTTTTAATTTATTAGTGTCAAAACGTTGCGCTCATGATTTTCCTTGCGTAACTTTGCTTTTCTTGATTTAGCTTGGACCTCTCAGTTCACAAGTTATATCATCTACTATCTCGTATCCCTCCCCTGGAAGGTTCAGATGACAAGTCAGAATATAATATGTGGAACGCTGCAGGTAATTTCACTTGACCAATTTTTGAATCCTGGCATAGTGCTTCATCTCTATTTGACATCTAAAACAAGGATAACAACTAAGCCTCAGTCTCAAGCAAGTTAGGGTTGGCTATATGAACCTCACTGACCTTGGTATTCCATTTACTTCTCTTTGACATCTACTTCTATTAATACATGGAAGAATGTTTGTCCTAGCGGATTTCACGATCCATCATTGCGgattttatttttgttatttactGTTGTTCAATCTCTTCATATGAACaacaagcttttaagaatttaCCGATGTACTGCAACTGTTATGAAATGAAAAGATTACATTTCATGGTCCTGATCTAATGATTACACTTCATGGCCTTGTATTTTGGGTATTTGCAATATTTAGGCCTGTTGTGTTGAGCTGGCAAAGTAACTTGGTAAAGACCCGTATAAAGGGGGAGGATTGCGATGGGTTGATGATCAGGGTAGAAACAATCTAATTATGATTGCATTTTGAGTATATGCACTTTTAGtcccaatttatttttttgagtAAAAGGTAACTTTGTAATCACACAAAAAACTCATCATATGGTGATGAGGTATAATCTTACATCCCTTGGTAGGCTGAAACCACCCTGAAACAGCAAAAAAACTAGAGCTTACAGATGTCCTATAAAATCAACTAAAGATTCTACTTCCCCCACCATatcctgtttacaccaaaaataaagtAAACTAAGGCACTTCATCTTGATCTTTTGAGTGCTGCTGCCATTATCATGAAAACATCTTGCATTCCTTTCTTTCCATCGTGTCCACCAGATGCATGCTGTATATTCTCCCAGCAGTTCTCCTTAGATCTTCTTTTTCCAATTCCTTTCCAGCTGTTCAAAAGTTCAAAAGTGGTCTTTGGCATGACCCAACTCACTCCAAGTAAACATAAGAACATGCTCCACAGATTTACAGCTGTTTTGCAATGTAGGAACAGGTGACCATTGATCTCTGTTTCTTGTCCACACATAAAACACCTTGAGCAAATCTGAGTACCTCTTCTCTGTAACACTTCATGAGTTAGGCATGCGCTTCTGATCACCAACCATGTAAAGCAGGAAACCTTATGAGGAACTTTGACCTTCCAGATTAGTTCCCAAGGCCAGTCTACTAGCATTAACTGATTGCTATTCATGTTCCACTAACAAGATTTTACTGTGAAATCTCCCTTGTTATGCAGCTCCCAGACAGGTCTATCAGGGCCAATTGAGGTGTCCTGGAAGGTACCTAAAATCTGGAGCAAGTTTGTTAGTCTGTCTGTTTCCCAATCGTTCAAGGCTCTTCTAAAAATCAAGTTCCATCCTTGATTGCTCCACAATTGAAAGACTGGCATTCTTTTGAAGGCTTAGGATGTATAAGTCTGGGAACATCTCTTTTAGACTAGTATCAAGGTTCCATCAACTTCCAAAGTGGTCCACTGATTTAGAAGACCATATTTCTGTGCAATGAATCTTTTCCAGAGGGCCCTATCTTCAAAGCAGAATCTCCATAGCCACTTAAGTAGTCGACAGTTATTCTGTATACTTAAGTTCTTTATCCCCAAACCTCCTTGAGTTTTACTAAGAGTCACATCATCCCAATTCACCAGATTATgacctttcttttctttgttaccaTGCCAGAGGAAATTTCTTCTCAGTTGGTTAAACTTCTCTTCAATGCTTTTTGGAACTGGGAATAGGCTCATCATGTAAGAAGGAAGACCATCCATCACAGATTTTATCAGTGTCACTCTGCCCCCCAAAGATAGATACTGGCTCTTCCATCTAGCCAGCTTCCTTTCACATTTTTCCAGCATCTCACACCAAATTTCCAATTCTTTGTTTTTAGCACCCAGGGGCAGGCCCAGGTATTTTGTGGGCAGAGATCCCACTTGGCAGCCTAAGTTCTCAGCTATCTCCAGTAGGTTCCCAACTTGATTCACTGGAAAAAGATGGCTTTTGTGCCAGTTTACATGCAGCCCAGAAATACCTTCAAAAATGGTAAGAATAACCCTCAGATGCCTGACTTGTAATACCTCAGCTTCACAAAAGACCAGAGCATTATCTGCATACAGCAGATGAGTTACTTCCATGGCATGACCCTTATTTGTTAGAGCCCTGAAACCCTTCATCCAACCATTTGTCATTGCTTTCTTGATCATGTGATTAAGCCCCTCCTTGGCTAAAATGAAAAGGAAGGGGGAGAGAGGATCTCCCGGTCTCAGTCCTCTTTGAGAATTAAAAAATCCTTCAGTATTTCCATTGATGATAAGTGAAAATTTAACATTGGATATGCAGAATTTAATCCAATTCAACCACTTGTTGCCAAATCCCATATCCTTGATGGATTGAGGTATCTTTGTTTGATTGCATTTTGAGTGTAGCTACTGAAATTGAAAGCTCATAGTTGATGAGTGATTGGATCTTTTTAGATTATAAATGCCTTACATTGGTTTTTTGGGATAAGGCATCTAAATTTATTAATGATGGCAAAATCACATATATAAGATGTATTAAAAAAAGTTGACGACCTGCTCAATTGCAGgcatgtttttttgtttttttctcgAAGTTGACCAATTATGTCATGTCTTGAGTTGCACGTGCCAGATTCAAAAACACAAAACTTGAAGTAGCTTAAGCTCTACATGCAACGACAAATCTCAAGTACCCCAAAGACAAGGCATCTAAATATAATTCTAACATATAAAAGCTATTAAGTGTTGAGGGGTTTGTTTATGGTCAAGGACAAAAGTGCACAATAATTTGGAACATCCATTTGGCAGGATTGTACAATTCAAGTTCTAgcagtttttattttttactatttCAGGCCTACAGCAAGCTGCCCGTATCATTCTTCTTGAAAATGCTTGAAATATGACCTATTCTAACTTAATATTTTTGTCTTATCGCCCATTGATGTGATCTTATATTTGTGTGGGTTTAGGTATATTTACTGGAAAAGAAAATGGCAAAGGACACACCGGAAAGCAGTGCAAGGATGAATCAACTAATATCAAGGTGTCTAGTGAAAAAACCTTGTGATTTAAAAAGAAACGAAATTAAGAATAGAAAAGGACGTTTCCTCTGTGTACCTCACATTGTTGGACTGTTCTTTATGGACATCTACTGATTCTCTTTGGGTTTTCATGCaagctaatattttaaatacTTTGTAATCTTCAGGTTTTATCTCCAGCCAACATCGCAAAAAAGATGAAACTGAAATTTACTAAAGCCTGGATATCATTCCTTAGACTACCACTTTCTGTTGATGTTTACAAAGAGGTAAATAAATAGTTCCATTGACTGGATATCCATTTCATGCATTGGAACAGGGGCTTGGTACTTATATTGTCTTTGTACTTCCATTTTTTTGGGGTATATTTGTACTTCCATGATCTCTCCTCCTTTTCCTCTTCTTATCCAGAATCTCTTTATTCAAGTTGTGGGAAGTGATTCTGTCATATTACACCTTGATTTTGATTTGACATTTAAAGTTTTATAGTGCAGAGCATGTTTTGGTGACGAAATAGATATCCGTCCTATGGCTAATAATGCTTCTATATGATTAGTATTTTTCATGAATTTATCTTATCATGAAAGTGTGCAAGATTGTGAAGCTTTGTTGGTGATTCTGTTATGCCTTTTTACTCCTGAAAAACGATTGTTATGATGTTTTCTGTAACATTTTCTCTTTGCTTTCTGATCTCAGGTTTTGGTGAACCTTCATCAAATTGTTCTTCCCTACCTGTCTAATCCTCTCATGTTGTGGTAATGCATTGTACTTTTTTCTTGTGTCTCATTGATTCTATTCTTTCAGACTTGATAACATTTGTTGAGTGACTGCAGTACTTTTTCATATGCAGTGATTTCCTAACACGGTCATATGATATTGGTGGGGTAGTCAGTGTGATGGCTCTTAGCAGTTTGTTTGTTCTCATGACACAACATGGTCTTGAATACCCCAATTTCTATGAAAAGCTCTATGCTCTACTGGAACCTTCTATTTTTATGGCAAAACATAGGGCTAAGTTCTTCCAGGTAATAGCAAAAAATTTACTTTCCCCTCTTTGTATTGGTTGCTATTTGGACGATCAGGTTGCTTGCTGGGGGGTTATAGTTTGTGCTTAGAAGGTTTTGGTTTGCGTTCTGATCGACTTAAGCTTCTATATCAATCCCATCTGTAACATGAATTTTCACCCGAGGGCAGGTGCTTCAGCTGAAATAAGTGTATATTTTGTTGCATACTTCAGAAAAGTGTGAATTACTGTATAATTGTATGTGATGTTTCTTTGAAGAGCACACTTAAAATGCAAAGCCACCACAAACTATCTTGGAAATGTTCTGTATATGCTACATTTTCTGCATATGGTTTTAATTGGTTTACTGTCATCTCTGTAGTTTAGGAAGTGGAGGTCTGCTCTTTCAGGTTCGTAAAGTTCATCGTAGTTCCATCATTGATTCTTTGGACGAGAGTATGAATACTGAACTTATGTTATCAAGCAGA is drawn from Lycium barbarum isolate Lr01 chromosome 8, ASM1917538v2, whole genome shotgun sequence and contains these coding sequences:
- the LOC132606685 gene encoding protein NUCLEOLAR COMPLEX ASSOCIATED 4 isoform X2 — its product is MDSSMVSKKQKKKKDKYSLSDLKALGHQLLSSRAHVNNLPLLLSFITTSTRPQYALESLLSLQSFFTPLLPELPSSSLSSSLSSELQGDPEFIYRTWVRSKFDEFVQSLMEIAICSQSDEALREVVLDTLMEFVKVGNGGKFHSSIYHRLLHSIVYSSLEVDDILLDLLASKYFKYIDIRYFTYISFEKLSRSIGANDIADNKKESLDTTDVKQPESSLDLSVHKLYHLLSRIPPLEGSDDKSEYNMWNAAGIFTGKENGKGHTGKQCKDESTNIKVLSPANIAKKMKLKFTKAWISFLRLPLSVDVYKEVLVNLHQIVLPYLSNPLMLCDFLTRSYDIGGVVSVMALSSLFVLMTQHGLEYPNFYEKLYALLEPSIFMAKHRAKFFQLLDSCLKSPLLPAYLAAAFCKKLSRLSLAIPPSGALVIVALIHNLLRRHPSINCLVHQEDANETTEDITGAERGTDGSTEDSNASKEISSVKPGIDPFDDKQKDPLKTNAMRSSLWEVDTLRHHYCPPVSRFVLSLETDLTVRAKTTEVAVKDFSSGSYATIFGDEIRRRVKQVPLAFYTTTPTMLFPESDFLGWTFKLKDEDNTAVLDYTSKENGHISAKRSRVESS
- the LOC132606685 gene encoding protein NUCLEOLAR COMPLEX ASSOCIATED 4 isoform X1, which produces MFPSQAQLCYANLQLRSWNSKSKQQKKLTMDSSMVSKKQKKKKDKYSLSDLKALGHQLLSSRAHVNNLPLLLSFITTSTRPQYALESLLSLQSFFTPLLPELPSSSLSSSLSSELQGDPEFIYRTWVRSKFDEFVQSLMEIAICSQSDEALREVVLDTLMEFVKVGNGGKFHSSIYHRLLHSIVYSSLEVDDILLDLLASKYFKYIDIRYFTYISFEKLSRSIGANDIADNKKESLDTTDVKQPESSLDLSVHKLYHLLSRIPPLEGSDDKSEYNMWNAAGIFTGKENGKGHTGKQCKDESTNIKVLSPANIAKKMKLKFTKAWISFLRLPLSVDVYKEVLVNLHQIVLPYLSNPLMLCDFLTRSYDIGGVVSVMALSSLFVLMTQHGLEYPNFYEKLYALLEPSIFMAKHRAKFFQLLDSCLKSPLLPAYLAAAFCKKLSRLSLAIPPSGALVIVALIHNLLRRHPSINCLVHQEDANETTEDITGAERGTDGSTEDSNASKEISSVKPGIDPFDDKQKDPLKTNAMRSSLWEVDTLRHHYCPPVSRFVLSLETDLTVRAKTTEVAVKDFSSGSYATIFGDEIRRRVKQVPLAFYTTTPTMLFPESDFLGWTFKLKDEDNTAVLDYTSKENGHISAKRSRVESS